From Paenibacillus physcomitrellae, the proteins below share one genomic window:
- a CDS encoding cache domain-containing sensor histidine kinase, which translates to MHLPINPGRSPRNQLEDRLRNSGDPPKKKHRNPLGSLTVKQQLFLLFLVLGVPLFVLFSYGSWKTENVLKRHVTNAYIELNKQNFILINRDTESINKITSTVIQNPLLQQIDMNGKDSILSRLSTYIKLENTLAGYSQAANGREPNYYSLYIYDPNNYYSFAPNYPEVRKAGVYFFTEDEKPDWYDEAVAKKGNGYLRILDQLSPYSPKEQTLGYVRAINNISQGGTIGVLVVTRMNDKFNEAFRNVSLLEGNIYLTDWDNRVLASTTDETNTMLDLPQEVSPPSKGEGVVDVITSDFIYVMNYNHYLGQKLVYQIPTKSLLQQQKEIKHVMQLISLVYAFAVFVLITYFWRALMTPLQKLAFFVRRYEPGGPVPKLPDNSKDNEVGILIRSTYEMASRLNGMVRNQYEMEIRQREAQLQILYQQINPHLLYNTLESIYWKSELEGSHESAEMIKELSKLMKISLSRGRELITLEEELEHARAYVKLQEHRYEYGCRVSWQLDNQPDVRGTLIPKVTLQPLIENAMIHGVKHMGEDGEIVVSTYEREDRVVIRIEDNGYKKVDFEALEKLLYDENPDHSLGYGIRNVQQRIRLHFGEPFGLSYRPREGGGTVVEMLLPKHSSQAEGEDQDV; encoded by the coding sequence GTGCATTTACCTATAAATCCCGGCCGGAGTCCCCGGAATCAACTGGAGGATCGGCTTCGGAATTCCGGGGATCCGCCCAAGAAGAAACACCGGAATCCACTGGGGAGCCTGACGGTTAAGCAGCAACTGTTTCTTCTGTTTCTGGTGCTGGGCGTGCCCCTGTTCGTACTGTTCAGCTACGGGAGCTGGAAGACGGAAAACGTGCTCAAAAGGCATGTGACCAACGCCTACATCGAACTGAACAAACAGAACTTTATCCTCATCAACAGGGACACGGAATCGATCAACAAAATTACGTCGACCGTGATCCAAAACCCGCTGCTGCAGCAGATTGACATGAACGGGAAGGACAGCATTCTCTCCAGGCTGAGCACCTACATCAAGCTGGAAAACACGCTGGCCGGTTACTCCCAGGCCGCCAACGGGCGGGAGCCCAATTATTATTCGCTCTATATTTATGACCCGAACAATTATTATTCGTTTGCACCCAATTACCCGGAGGTCCGCAAGGCCGGGGTTTATTTCTTCACAGAAGACGAGAAGCCGGACTGGTACGATGAAGCCGTGGCGAAGAAAGGCAACGGTTATCTGCGCATTCTCGACCAGCTTTCCCCCTACAGTCCGAAAGAGCAGACGCTGGGTTACGTCCGGGCGATCAATAATATTTCACAGGGAGGAACCATCGGCGTGCTTGTCGTCACCCGCATGAACGATAAGTTCAACGAAGCTTTCCGCAACGTATCGCTGCTCGAGGGCAATATCTATTTGACGGACTGGGACAATCGGGTGCTGGCCAGTACGACCGACGAGACGAACACCATGCTGGATCTGCCGCAGGAGGTCTCTCCGCCGAGCAAAGGGGAAGGCGTTGTCGATGTCATAACGTCCGATTTCATTTATGTCATGAATTATAATCATTATTTGGGCCAGAAGCTGGTTTATCAAATTCCGACCAAGTCCCTGCTGCAGCAGCAAAAAGAAATCAAACACGTCATGCAGCTGATTTCGCTGGTGTACGCATTTGCCGTGTTTGTGCTGATCACTTATTTCTGGCGGGCGCTGATGACACCGCTGCAGAAGCTGGCTTTTTTCGTGCGGAGGTATGAGCCTGGCGGTCCCGTTCCCAAACTGCCGGACAACAGCAAAGACAATGAGGTGGGCATCCTGATCCGCTCTACGTATGAGATGGCCAGCCGCCTGAACGGCATGGTCCGCAATCAGTACGAAATGGAGATCCGGCAGAGGGAAGCTCAGCTGCAGATTCTATACCAGCAGATCAATCCGCATTTGCTGTACAACACGCTGGAGAGTATTTATTGGAAAAGCGAACTGGAAGGCAGCCATGAATCGGCTGAAATGATCAAAGAGCTCTCCAAGCTGATGAAGATCAGCTTGAGCCGGGGACGCGAGCTGATCACGCTGGAAGAGGAGCTTGAGCACGCGCGCGCTTATGTCAAGCTGCAGGAGCATCGTTATGAATATGGGTGCAGGGTGAGCTGGCAGCTTGATAACCAGCCTGACGTACGCGGCACGCTGATTCCGAAGGTTACGCTGCAGCCGCTGATCGAGAATGCGATGATTCATGGTGTGAAGCATATGGGTGAAGACGGCGAAATCGTGGTTTCGACATATGAGCGGGAGGATCGGGTTGTGATTCGCATCGAAGATAACGGCTATAAGAAAGTTGATTTCGAAGCGCTGGAGAAGCTGCTTTATGACGAGAACCCGGACCATTCGTTAGGCTATGGCATTCGCAATGTACAGCAGCGCATTCGTCTGCATTTCGGCGAACCGTTCGGGCTGTCCTACCGGCCGCGGGAAGGTGGGGGAACGGTCGTGGAAATGCTGCTGCCGAAGCATTCGAGCCAAGCAGAAGGAGAGGATCAAGATGTATAA
- a CDS encoding response regulator yields MYNLLIVDDEPLICRGLQNLLATSGLDIEQIFTASSGHEALDYIRMEEVDLLITDIQMGSMSGIELMQQAKLVKPQLQAIIISAHETFQYAQMAIRLGAKDYLIKPLNSEQFLDTVRSTLLKLEKMQPKLEQFVMNLDEHFSMHDPQPEQAKLLNRLLDNPAAVLQETESGVKDHQAQWTGLEQLKLEGPYFAVIKVKLSREANPQKTLTDRDLQLFRYAALNIVQELLGQEWNFEACYSQDDQISIILQWQEGDDEDSAVHKLNQLEMIGRSLHHNLHTFLHIHAVIGISQILKGLLFLDVLNKQASRATLWNREHRDHYVFYYGDFNWGGYNQEPSDEEMNSQSNQIVEKTKAYIEQNYAQKGLTIHEVAKKNHVSPNYLSYLFKKNTGYNLWEYVIKLRMEESRQLILHTDMRRYEIAEKVGYESPEHFSKIFKKYYGISPSEMKK; encoded by the coding sequence ATGTATAACCTGTTAATTGTGGATGATGAACCCTTAATTTGCCGGGGGCTGCAGAACCTGCTGGCTACCTCGGGGCTCGACATTGAACAGATTTTCACCGCCAGCAGCGGACACGAGGCTCTGGATTATATCCGCATGGAAGAAGTCGACCTGTTGATTACCGACATTCAGATGGGCTCGATGAGCGGCATCGAACTGATGCAGCAGGCCAAACTGGTAAAACCGCAGCTTCAGGCCATTATTATTTCAGCGCATGAAACTTTTCAGTACGCCCAGATGGCCATCCGGCTCGGCGCCAAAGATTATTTAATCAAACCGCTGAACAGCGAACAGTTTCTCGATACCGTCCGCAGCACCCTGCTGAAGCTGGAGAAAATGCAGCCGAAGCTGGAGCAGTTCGTTATGAATTTGGATGAGCACTTCAGCATGCATGATCCGCAGCCGGAGCAGGCCAAACTGCTCAACCGGCTGCTGGACAATCCGGCGGCCGTGCTGCAAGAGACAGAATCCGGCGTTAAGGATCATCAAGCCCAATGGACCGGATTGGAGCAGCTTAAGCTGGAGGGGCCTTATTTTGCCGTCATTAAAGTCAAATTAAGCCGGGAGGCCAATCCGCAAAAGACGCTTACCGACCGGGATTTGCAGCTGTTCCGGTATGCCGCGCTGAATATCGTTCAGGAGCTGCTGGGGCAGGAATGGAACTTCGAAGCTTGTTATTCGCAGGATGACCAAATCAGCATCATCCTGCAGTGGCAGGAAGGCGATGACGAGGATTCGGCCGTTCACAAGCTGAATCAGCTGGAGATGATCGGACGCAGCCTGCACCACAACCTGCATACATTTCTTCATATCCATGCCGTGATCGGCATCAGCCAGATCCTCAAAGGCCTTCTTTTTCTGGATGTGCTGAATAAGCAGGCTAGCAGAGCGACCTTATGGAACCGTGAACACCGGGATCATTATGTGTTTTATTACGGCGATTTCAACTGGGGCGGCTACAATCAGGAGCCTTCCGACGAAGAGATGAATTCGCAGAGCAACCAGATCGTAGAGAAGACGAAGGCCTATATTGAACAGAATTACGCCCAGAAAGGGCTGACGATTCATGAAGTGGCGAAGAAAAACCATGTCAGTCCCAACTATCTGAGTTATCTCTTTAAGAAAAATACCGGCTACAACCTGTGGGAATACGTGATCAAGCTGCGGATGGAAGAAAGCAGGCAGCTGATCCTGCATACCGATATGCGGCGGTACGAGATTGCCGAGAAGGTCGGGTACGAGTCGCCCGAGCATTTTAGCAAAATTTTCAAAAAATATTACGGCATCAGCCCAAGCGAAATGAAGAAGTAA
- a CDS encoding carbohydrate ABC transporter permease, protein MGQSAIAAEQEIKPESAVHRRRNGRWKKHLWGYLFLVPALIIFVLFLWVPIIKGFVYSFYHVDFVKGNEFVGFDNYAKVFHDGDVLISIKNTFYYMLLCLAIGFWVPIAVSIAISELRKFQGFVRIAAYLPYVVPGVVLYGLWRWLYDPIGPINGVLTTLGFDPVSFISDSRWSMVSLVVMETWQQFGSAMLIYLAGVLAIPKDWYEAAEIDGAGVWARIRHITLPSMKGLIVLMLILQLIGTSQAYQAQLAMLDGGPNKATLTYALLIVKYAFTSLDYGTATALGVLMFIVLGVLGILQFRLSKEDY, encoded by the coding sequence ATGGGCCAATCCGCAATTGCCGCAGAACAGGAGATTAAACCTGAATCCGCTGTTCACCGGAGAAGAAACGGCCGCTGGAAGAAGCATCTTTGGGGTTATTTATTTTTAGTTCCGGCCTTGATTATTTTTGTGCTGTTTCTGTGGGTCCCGATTATTAAGGGGTTCGTGTACAGTTTTTATCATGTCGATTTCGTCAAGGGCAACGAGTTTGTCGGCTTTGACAACTACGCCAAAGTGTTCCATGACGGCGATGTGCTGATTTCCATTAAGAATACGTTTTATTACATGCTGCTTTGCCTTGCAATTGGCTTTTGGGTTCCCATTGCCGTATCGATCGCCATTTCGGAGCTTAGAAAGTTCCAGGGATTTGTACGGATTGCGGCCTATCTGCCCTATGTGGTACCGGGAGTGGTCCTCTACGGCTTATGGAGATGGCTGTATGATCCGATTGGACCGATCAATGGAGTGTTGACAACGCTTGGCTTTGATCCCGTATCGTTTATCTCCGACAGCAGGTGGTCCATGGTCTCGCTGGTGGTGATGGAGACCTGGCAGCAGTTCGGATCGGCGATGTTGATCTACCTGGCCGGCGTGCTCGCCATCCCGAAGGACTGGTATGAAGCGGCCGAAATCGATGGCGCAGGCGTATGGGCCCGTATCCGTCATATTACGCTCCCATCGATGAAGGGGCTTATCGTGCTGATGCTGATTCTACAGCTGATTGGCACCTCCCAGGCTTATCAGGCCCAACTGGCCATGCTGGACGGGGGTCCGAACAAAGCGACCTTGACTTATGCGCTTCTGATCGTCAAGTATGCCTTCACCAGTTTGGATTACGGAACTGCAACCGCACTGGGTGTGCTGATGTTTATCGTACTTGGCGTGCTTGGCATTCTGCAGTTCAGACTGAGCAAGGAGGACTACTGA
- a CDS encoding carbohydrate ABC transporter permease, translated as MAKHTHERGILSNHDLKKPLNRIVYGIMILFIVIMVVTMLYPILMTMFNGLKSNQEVNSFPPHFFPEQWNWDNFKQGWNYIDLVGFLKNTVFIFLGNMVMTIVILGLAAFSISRLNVPFKKAFYFFFLMTLFIPASSYMIPNFVNLKELGLLNSYLAFWLPAGANTFFFLLLKNFFDGIHIEIFEAGRIDGASEVASFFRIAVPLSLPIIFTLAIFTFSTAWNDWFWPSLVMQTEDKYTLATAIYKYVINVRALNTNIKFAILFMVMVPPIFVFLAFQKFIMRGVNMSAVKG; from the coding sequence ATGGCTAAGCATACACACGAACGCGGCATACTGTCGAATCACGATTTGAAGAAACCGCTGAACCGGATCGTTTATGGAATTATGATTCTATTCATAGTCATTATGGTCGTAACGATGCTGTACCCGATCCTGATGACGATGTTTAACGGGCTTAAATCCAATCAGGAGGTCAACTCGTTTCCGCCGCACTTTTTCCCGGAGCAGTGGAATTGGGACAATTTCAAGCAGGGCTGGAATTACATCGACCTGGTCGGCTTCTTGAAAAATACGGTGTTCATCTTCCTGGGCAACATGGTGATGACCATTGTCATTCTTGGTTTGGCCGCCTTCAGCATCTCGCGGCTGAATGTGCCGTTTAAGAAAGCCTTTTATTTCTTCTTTCTGATGACGTTGTTTATTCCGGCTTCCAGCTACATGATCCCGAACTTCGTTAACCTGAAGGAGCTGGGGCTGCTCAACAGCTATCTGGCCTTCTGGCTGCCTGCCGGGGCCAATACGTTTTTCTTCCTGCTGTTGAAGAATTTCTTCGACGGCATCCATATTGAAATCTTTGAAGCGGGCCGGATCGACGGGGCTTCCGAGGTGGCGAGCTTCTTCCGGATTGCCGTGCCGCTGTCGCTGCCGATTATTTTTACACTGGCGATCTTTACGTTCTCAACGGCCTGGAATGACTGGTTCTGGCCATCTCTGGTCATGCAGACCGAAGACAAATATACGCTGGCGACTGCGATCTACAAGTACGTGATTAACGTGCGGGCGCTGAACACCAACATCAAGTTTGCGATTTTATTTATGGTCATGGTGCCGCCGATTTTCGTATTCCTGGCCTTCCAGAAGTTTATTATGCGTGGCGTCAACATGTCTGCCGTCAAAGGCTGA
- a CDS encoding ABC transporter substrate-binding protein, with protein sequence MRKFTAVLLCLLMTGSILAACGGGNNSKNNASGNAGSSNNPASASTNSGGDASASTDDIASRKVTIKIHYPTPDLTEMRAQEDDKIKRFQEVYPNVEIVKDDWQYSVNEIGIKMASNEAPTFYNTFATEAKFLIEKGWVADITDLYNNWEFKDQMNPVLQDQFIVDGKVYGIAQNGYITSTVVNKKLLDAKGVAVPPLDWTWDDMYNAAKGVAEPKKGIAGIAPMGKGNEAGWNWTNFLYEAGGDIEKVEGGKVTQTFNSDAAVKALDFYKKLKWEANAIPQDWALGWGDAIAAFKEGRAAMVIAGAADIIEPALNQGGMKPEDVLTYPMPAAEAGGKHTGILGGNYLVINPNATKDEQEMAFRYITFDYFSDKGLEATEAIIKDRQKDGKYYVPQLIDYYKEDSEFGQKAKAIYDNYDNVYKYDPNILALLDGKPEAQYGTQDYYGTMSNVIQEAFSKKGTDSKKQIEEAANTVQTKFFDAVKAE encoded by the coding sequence ATGCGCAAGTTTACGGCGGTGCTTCTGTGCCTGCTAATGACCGGCAGTATCCTGGCTGCGTGCGGCGGGGGCAATAACAGCAAAAATAACGCCTCCGGCAATGCGGGCAGCAGCAACAATCCTGCAAGCGCTTCAACGAACAGCGGGGGCGACGCTTCGGCTTCCACCGACGATATCGCGAGCCGGAAAGTGACGATCAAAATCCATTATCCTACGCCTGACCTGACGGAAATGAGGGCTCAGGAGGACGATAAAATCAAGCGGTTCCAGGAAGTTTATCCGAATGTGGAGATCGTCAAAGACGACTGGCAGTATTCGGTGAACGAAATCGGCATCAAGATGGCTTCCAACGAAGCGCCAACCTTCTACAACACCTTTGCGACCGAAGCGAAATTCCTGATCGAAAAAGGCTGGGTGGCCGATATCACCGATCTCTACAATAATTGGGAATTCAAAGACCAGATGAATCCGGTTTTACAAGACCAGTTTATTGTGGACGGCAAGGTATACGGCATAGCGCAAAACGGCTACATCACTTCGACGGTTGTGAACAAAAAGCTGCTTGACGCCAAAGGCGTAGCCGTTCCGCCGCTCGACTGGACCTGGGATGATATGTATAATGCGGCCAAAGGGGTAGCGGAGCCTAAGAAAGGCATCGCCGGCATTGCTCCGATGGGCAAAGGCAACGAAGCGGGCTGGAACTGGACTAACTTCCTGTACGAAGCCGGCGGAGACATCGAGAAGGTAGAAGGCGGCAAAGTAACGCAAACCTTTAACTCCGATGCAGCAGTCAAGGCTCTTGATTTCTACAAAAAGCTGAAATGGGAAGCTAATGCCATTCCGCAGGACTGGGCGCTTGGCTGGGGCGATGCCATTGCCGCCTTTAAGGAAGGCCGTGCAGCGATGGTGATCGCAGGTGCAGCCGATATTATCGAACCGGCGCTGAATCAAGGGGGCATGAAACCTGAAGACGTGCTGACTTACCCAATGCCTGCAGCTGAAGCTGGCGGCAAACATACCGGCATCCTTGGCGGCAATTATTTGGTAATCAACCCAAACGCTACGAAAGACGAGCAGGAAATGGCGTTCCGCTATATTACCTTTGATTACTTCTCCGACAAGGGGCTTGAAGCTACCGAAGCGATTATTAAAGACCGTCAAAAGGACGGCAAATATTATGTGCCTCAGCTGATCGACTATTATAAAGAAGATTCCGAATTCGGCCAAAAAGCCAAAGCGATCTACGACAATTACGATAATGTGTACAAATATGATCCAAACATCCTGGCTCTGCTGGACGGCAAACCTGAAGCCCAATACGGCACGCAGGATTATTACGGAACGATGTCCAATGTGATCCAGGAGGCTTTCTCGAAGAAAGGTACGGACAGCAAGAAACAAATTGAAGAAGCGGCGAACACGGTGCAGACGAAATTCTTTGATGCAGTGAAAGCTGAATAG
- a CDS encoding SDR family NAD(P)-dependent oxidoreductase, with protein sequence MKQTAFVTGANKGIGFEIVQQLGEAGWKVLLGARDAERGNAAAAELTSKGMDVEFVQIDMNDLTSIEQAARTIKEKYSDLKLLINNAGMPGAFSSSFTDTREEDLRNAFEVNFFGTFRLNQRLFPLIKQNEGTVVNVSTDMASLDHMQNAESTLNAFDYNSSKTANNAMTLAMAYEVRGSKAQVFAVTPGFTSTDLNGNAPGGKSKEAGAAIIVGYATDGKRHNGEFLDANGVYAW encoded by the coding sequence ATGAAACAAACTGCTTTTGTAACTGGCGCAAATAAAGGAATTGGCTTTGAGATCGTACAACAGCTGGGTGAAGCCGGATGGAAGGTTCTGCTTGGCGCCCGTGACGCCGAACGCGGAAATGCTGCAGCAGCCGAGTTGACCTCCAAAGGGATGGATGTAGAATTTGTGCAAATTGATATGAATGACTTGACAAGCATTGAGCAGGCTGCCCGTACGATTAAGGAAAAGTATTCCGACTTAAAGCTGCTGATTAACAACGCCGGCATGCCGGGCGCGTTCTCCAGCTCTTTTACCGACACCCGGGAAGAAGATTTGCGGAACGCCTTTGAAGTGAACTTCTTCGGCACTTTCCGGCTGAACCAGCGTTTGTTCCCTTTGATCAAACAGAACGAAGGAACCGTCGTAAACGTGTCGACCGATATGGCTTCTCTGGATCACATGCAGAATGCGGAATCCACGTTAAACGCGTTCGACTATAATTCCTCGAAGACAGCCAACAATGCCATGACGCTGGCGATGGCCTATGAGGTTAGAGGCAGCAAAGCTCAAGTATTTGCAGTAACGCCAGGATTCACATCTACCGATCTGAACGGCAATGCTCCGGGCGGCAAATCCAAAGAAGCCGGTGCTGCCATTATCGTAGGTTATGCCACGGACGGTAAACGTCATAACGGCGAATTCCTGGACGCAAATGGCGTTTATGCTTGGTAA
- a CDS encoding MerR family transcriptional regulator, with amino-acid sequence MLTIGEVAKEVGLNVGAIRFYERKGLLEPAARSEQNNRLYTEHELNWLVFIKCLRETGMSVEDIKKYYDKVEEGTSTLPERIKLIQDQKQKLLNDIEMKKAQLVHLERKLERYYRGENY; translated from the coding sequence ATGCTGACGATCGGAGAAGTAGCGAAAGAGGTCGGTTTAAATGTAGGCGCGATCCGTTTCTATGAAAGAAAAGGCCTGCTGGAACCGGCTGCCCGCAGCGAGCAGAACAACCGTTTATATACGGAGCATGAGCTGAACTGGCTGGTGTTTATCAAATGCCTTCGCGAAACCGGAATGAGCGTGGAGGATATTAAAAAATATTACGACAAGGTGGAAGAAGGAACCTCAACCCTGCCGGAACGAATTAAATTGATTCAGGATCAGAAGCAAAAGCTGCTGAACGATATAGAAATGAAGAAAGCTCAGCTGGTTCATTTGGAACGGAAGCTGGAACGTTACTACCGTGGCGAGAACTACTAG
- a CDS encoding glutamate-1-semialdehyde 2,1-aminomutase, with the protein MNTHAHRPNSERLYQEALQHIVGGVNSPSRSFKAVGGGAPVFMKKASGAHFWDVDDNRYIDYLAAYGPIITGHAHPHITEAIAKAAANGTLYGTPTTLEIQLAKMLKEAIPSMDKVRFVNSGTEAVMTTIRVARAYTKRNKIIKFAGCYHGHSDLVLVAAGSGPSTLGIPDSAGIPTSIAHEVITVPFNDADALKTALDKWGSDVAAVMVEPIVGNFGMVMPKPGFLEDLCRLAHEYGALVIYDEVITAFRFHYGSAQTFAGLSNHEAIKPDLTALGKIIGGGLPIGAYGGSKEVMEQVAPLGPAYQAGTMAGNPASISAGIACLEVLQGEGVYDEMNRLATRLTEGLASSAAQYGVPLTINQIRGSFSAHFCNHPVTNYDEAQDTDGEAFAAFFRNMLDQGINLAPSKYEAWFLTTAHTDEDIDLTLTAAHEAFKRMGSGK; encoded by the coding sequence GTGAACACTCATGCTCATCGTCCTAATTCCGAGCGCCTTTACCAGGAAGCGCTCCAACATATCGTAGGCGGCGTCAACAGCCCGTCCCGTTCTTTCAAAGCCGTTGGCGGAGGTGCGCCTGTATTTATGAAGAAGGCCAGCGGAGCCCATTTCTGGGATGTGGACGACAACCGCTACATTGATTATTTGGCCGCTTACGGTCCCATCATCACCGGACATGCCCATCCGCATATTACCGAAGCCATTGCTAAAGCAGCTGCTAACGGCACGCTGTACGGCACACCAACCACCCTGGAGATCCAGCTGGCCAAAATGCTGAAGGAAGCCATCCCTTCTATGGACAAGGTCCGTTTTGTAAACTCTGGTACGGAGGCCGTCATGACGACGATCCGTGTGGCCCGCGCCTACACGAAACGCAATAAAATCATTAAATTCGCCGGGTGTTACCACGGCCATTCCGACCTGGTGCTTGTTGCCGCCGGTTCCGGCCCTTCTACGCTGGGTATCCCGGACAGCGCGGGCATTCCGACCAGCATCGCGCACGAAGTTATCACAGTGCCGTTTAACGATGCTGACGCGCTGAAGACTGCTCTGGACAAGTGGGGCAGCGACGTTGCCGCCGTTATGGTCGAGCCGATCGTCGGTAACTTCGGCATGGTCATGCCTAAGCCAGGTTTCCTTGAGGATCTTTGCCGTTTGGCTCATGAATACGGCGCGCTGGTCATTTACGACGAAGTTATTACGGCGTTCCGCTTCCACTATGGTTCCGCCCAAACATTCGCCGGGCTCAGCAACCACGAAGCGATCAAACCGGATTTGACCGCACTTGGCAAAATCATCGGCGGCGGCCTGCCAATCGGAGCTTATGGCGGCAGCAAAGAAGTCATGGAACAAGTTGCGCCGCTTGGCCCTGCTTACCAGGCCGGAACGATGGCCGGCAACCCGGCTTCCATCTCTGCCGGCATCGCCTGCCTGGAAGTGCTGCAGGGCGAAGGCGTGTACGACGAAATGAACCGCCTTGCCACCCGCCTGACAGAGGGACTTGCTTCTTCGGCGGCACAATATGGTGTTCCGCTGACGATCAATCAGATCCGCGGTTCCTTCTCGGCCCACTTCTGCAACCATCCGGTGACCAACTACGATGAAGCCCAGGATACGGACGGCGAAGCATTTGCCGCTTTCTTCCGCAACATGCTGGACCAGGGCATTAATCTTGCCCCTTCCAAATATGAAGCCTGGTTCCTGACCACGGCACATACGGATGAGGACATTGATCTTACGCTGACTGCGGCGCATGAAGCCTTCAAACGGATGGGCTCCGGTAAATAA
- a CDS encoding LCP family protein yields MTKRTKRITLWSVIGVLVVVLAFAAYYFFAIYKQIDDFSKEGENSPFYQVQPSHTKAEEPPKWEGTERVNILLMGVDARGLQKGEVPRSDSMLVASIDPVSKQGSLFSIMRDTYVDIPDHGQERINTAITHGPDVAMKTVSDLLGIPIQYYVYTDFQGFIALVDAVGGIDFDVEKDMHYTSAADDHQYDIDLKKGMQHLDGKTALEYVRFRHDALSDFARTERQRNFLAAVADKLKSTTSIMNLPTILNKVNPYVDTNLSVTDMWKLATVGYKTEMNASEQIPPMELLKEENVGGASVIGIKDEDALKQYVQDSLNKTAEPSSSPDSPDASGSVEDSSANNAASGNSGSENAEASPTPSP; encoded by the coding sequence ATGACAAAAAGAACGAAACGGATCACCCTTTGGTCCGTCATAGGCGTACTGGTCGTAGTGCTGGCCTTTGCCGCCTATTATTTTTTCGCCATTTACAAGCAGATCGACGATTTTAGCAAAGAAGGCGAAAATTCTCCTTTTTACCAAGTGCAGCCGAGCCACACCAAAGCGGAGGAACCTCCGAAATGGGAGGGGACCGAACGTGTTAACATTTTGCTGATGGGTGTTGACGCCCGCGGCTTGCAAAAAGGTGAAGTGCCAAGATCAGACTCCATGCTGGTCGCCTCTATTGATCCGGTTAGCAAACAAGGCTCTCTATTTTCGATTATGCGTGATACTTATGTCGATATTCCCGATCATGGTCAGGAGCGGATCAATACTGCGATTACCCACGGTCCTGATGTTGCCATGAAAACCGTATCCGATCTGCTCGGAATTCCGATTCAATATTATGTCTATACTGACTTCCAAGGGTTTATCGCGCTGGTAGACGCTGTGGGAGGCATTGATTTCGATGTTGAGAAAGATATGCACTACACCAGTGCGGCGGATGATCACCAATACGACATTGATTTGAAAAAAGGCATGCAGCATCTCGACGGAAAAACCGCGCTCGAGTATGTGCGCTTCCGTCATGATGCCCTGTCCGACTTTGCCCGCACGGAGCGGCAGCGCAATTTCCTGGCGGCCGTTGCCGATAAGCTGAAAAGCACAACGTCTATCATGAATCTGCCGACCATTTTGAACAAGGTCAACCCTTATGTCGATACTAATCTTTCCGTGACGGATATGTGGAAGCTTGCCACAGTAGGGTACAAAACCGAAATGAATGCCAGCGAGCAGATCCCGCCTATGGAACTGCTGAAGGAAGAAAACGTTGGCGGCGCTTCGGTCATTGGCATCAAAGATGAAGACGCCCTCAAGCAATACGTTCAGGATTCGCTTAACAAAACGGCGGAGCCCTCTTCCAGTCCAGACAGTCCGGACGCAAGCGGTTCGGTGGAAGATTCTTCAGCCAACAATGCTGCCTCCGGAAACTCAGGATCGGAGAACGCAGAAGCCAGTCCTACGCCATCTCCGTAA
- the bcp gene encoding thioredoxin-dependent thiol peroxidase: protein MVEQKDNELQPGQLVPDFTLPSSTGADISLSDYKGRPVVLYFYPKDQTPACTQEACDFRDRAEYYERHGAVLLGISGDDLKSHGRFAAKHELPFPLLSDVDHEVCRLFGVWQLKKMYGREYEGIVRSTFLIDAEGKLARAWRKVKVKNHAEEVLEAVKQLPGAGAGE, encoded by the coding sequence ATGGTTGAACAAAAAGATAATGAACTGCAGCCGGGACAACTGGTCCCGGATTTTACGCTTCCGTCCAGTACTGGCGCGGATATATCGCTCAGCGATTATAAGGGCCGTCCGGTCGTTCTTTATTTCTATCCGAAAGATCAGACACCAGCCTGTACGCAGGAAGCCTGTGATTTTCGGGACCGGGCGGAATATTATGAACGTCACGGCGCCGTTCTTCTCGGCATCAGCGGTGATGACCTGAAGAGCCACGGCCGCTTTGCGGCCAAACATGAGCTGCCGTTTCCGCTGCTGTCGGATGTGGATCATGAGGTATGCAGGCTGTTCGGCGTCTGGCAGCTCAAGAAAATGTACGGCAGGGAATATGAAGGCATCGTGCGCTCCACCTTCCTGATCGACGCTGAGGGCAAGCTGGCCCGGGCATGGCGGAAGGTCAAGGTGAAAAACCACGCCGAAGAGGTGCTGGAAGCGGTCAAGCAGCTTCCTGGTGCTGGAGCGGGTGAATAA